A portion of the Paenibacillus hamazuiensis genome contains these proteins:
- a CDS encoding protein kinase domain-containing protein — MITSYEPVFQTGKLITGKWNKGQYVIERLLGEGANGKVYLVRKGKALYALKMGFDSVDHQSEVNALKALSKSSSSFQKYLHDVDDYHYAGADYPFCVIRYIKGQPLGEFLQEHGYDWIYMVGLNLLYKLSELHAQGFVFGDLKTENMLVSAYGEVNLVDFGGVTAKGRSIKQFTEVFDRGFWGAGSRVADEQYDLFSFAVLLISATDKERKLKKFSYILPQHRTIDYLLEMLQGNTRLAKAAPFIKKALRGEYVSTKEALADWRKHILRKSAPGPGGHIQTPWLKICFAASLILFASTLYFYWQ, encoded by the coding sequence GTGATTACGTCGTATGAGCCTGTTTTTCAAACGGGGAAACTCATCACCGGAAAATGGAATAAGGGCCAATACGTCATCGAGCGGCTGCTTGGCGAGGGCGCTAACGGGAAGGTATACCTGGTCCGCAAGGGGAAAGCCCTCTACGCGCTTAAAATGGGCTTCGATTCGGTAGACCATCAATCGGAAGTCAATGCGCTCAAAGCGCTGTCCAAATCGTCTTCCAGCTTTCAAAAATATTTGCATGACGTCGACGATTATCACTACGCGGGAGCGGATTATCCGTTCTGCGTCATCCGATACATAAAGGGGCAGCCGCTTGGAGAGTTTTTGCAGGAGCACGGCTACGATTGGATCTATATGGTAGGTCTTAATTTACTGTACAAGCTGTCCGAGCTTCATGCTCAAGGTTTTGTGTTCGGCGATTTGAAAACGGAAAATATGCTCGTCTCCGCTTACGGCGAAGTGAATTTGGTCGATTTTGGCGGCGTGACGGCCAAGGGCCGCTCGATCAAACAGTTTACCGAAGTGTTCGACCGCGGTTTCTGGGGAGCCGGATCGCGGGTGGCGGACGAGCAGTACGACCTGTTTTCCTTTGCGGTGCTGCTGATCAGCGCGACGGATAAAGAACGGAAGCTGAAGAAATTCAGCTACATTTTGCCGCAGCATCGGACGATCGATTATTTGCTGGAGATGCTGCAGGGAAATACGCGGCTTGCGAAAGCCGCTCCTTTCATCAAAAAAGCGCTCAGGGGAGAGTACGTCAGCACGAAGGAAGCTTTGGCCGATTGGCGCAAGCATATATTGCGAAAATCCGCTCCCGGACCGGGCGGACACATCCAAACGCCATGGCTGAAAATTTGCTTCGCCGCATCCCTCATCTTATTTGCATCGACGCTGTATTTTTATTGGCAATAG
- the hslO gene encoding Hsp33 family molecular chaperone HslO, with translation MQDYLIRATALQGQVRAFAVRSTEVVGELTRRHQMTPTAAAALGRTASAALMMGAMLKGEEKLTVQVKGGGPIGQIVVDANAAGEVRGYADNPQVDLPLNAVGKLDVAGAVGTDGFLYIVKDLGLKEPYRGSVPIVSGELAEDFTYYFAKSEQTPSVVALGVLVDIDYSIKASGGFIIQLLPGCTDEQIAEIERQLSQIQSVTSMIDRGDTPEEILRRILPDVQVMDRMDVAFRCKCSRERVEQTLISLGREELESILTDEGQAEVHCHFCNERYRFNSSELEELIGKI, from the coding sequence ATGCAGGATTATTTAATTAGAGCAACCGCTCTGCAAGGGCAGGTGCGCGCCTTCGCGGTCAGATCGACGGAGGTGGTGGGCGAACTCACCCGCCGTCATCAAATGACGCCGACGGCTGCGGCCGCGCTCGGAAGAACCGCCTCGGCAGCGCTTATGATGGGAGCTATGCTGAAAGGCGAAGAAAAGCTGACTGTACAGGTCAAAGGCGGCGGTCCGATCGGGCAAATCGTCGTTGATGCGAACGCCGCAGGCGAGGTCCGCGGATATGCGGATAACCCGCAGGTGGATCTTCCGCTCAATGCTGTGGGCAAACTGGATGTAGCCGGAGCAGTGGGGACGGACGGCTTTTTGTACATCGTGAAAGATCTCGGGCTGAAAGAGCCTTACCGCGGCAGCGTGCCGATCGTTTCCGGGGAGCTTGCCGAAGATTTTACGTATTATTTTGCCAAATCGGAGCAGACCCCCTCGGTTGTAGCTCTCGGCGTGCTGGTCGATATCGATTACAGCATCAAGGCGTCGGGAGGTTTCATCATCCAACTGCTGCCGGGCTGCACGGACGAACAGATTGCGGAAATCGAGCGGCAGCTTTCGCAAATCCAGTCGGTCACTTCGATGATCGACCGCGGCGATACGCCGGAGGAAATTCTTCGCCGCATTTTACCTGACGTTCAAGTGATGGACCGGATGGACGTGGCGTTCCGCTGCAAATGCTCGCGGGAGCGGGTGGAGCAAACTTTGATCAGCCTGGGGCGCGAGGAACTCGAATCGATATTGACGGATGAAGGGCAGGCGGAGGTGCACTGTCATTTCTGCAACGAGCGCTATAGATTCAACTCCTCCGAACTGGAAGAGTTGATCGGCAAAATATAG
- the nadA gene encoding quinolinate synthase NadA, translated as MEALALERKAEQNRELKERLAQLKKERNAIILAHYYQRDEIQEVADFRGDSFLLAQKAASTDADVIVFCGVHFMGESAKILAPNKTVLIPDERAGCPMADMVNVDGLRALKKKHPNATVVTYINSSADVKSETDICCTSANAVKVVNSVPGDEVIWVPDKNLGDYVSKHTNKKMIIWEGYCNTHDMLTVKDVEEMKAQYPNAQFVVHPECRPEVVKMGDFVGSTTAIIKYCKESDCQEFIVGTEDGTGYQLRLDSPHKKFHFATKYLVCPNMKVNNLKKVVRCLETMQPQIHVPQDVAEKAKLSLERMLQVK; from the coding sequence ATGGAAGCTCTGGCGCTCGAGCGCAAGGCCGAACAGAACCGGGAACTCAAGGAACGTCTGGCCCAGCTGAAGAAAGAAAGAAATGCGATCATTTTGGCGCATTATTACCAGCGGGATGAAATCCAGGAAGTGGCCGATTTCAGGGGCGATTCGTTTTTGCTTGCCCAGAAGGCTGCGTCAACCGACGCGGATGTCATCGTATTTTGTGGAGTTCATTTTATGGGGGAAAGCGCCAAAATATTAGCTCCGAACAAAACCGTGCTGATCCCCGACGAACGTGCGGGTTGCCCGATGGCCGATATGGTGAATGTCGACGGACTCCGAGCGCTGAAGAAAAAACATCCGAACGCCACCGTCGTTACTTATATCAATTCATCGGCGGACGTTAAATCGGAAACCGACATATGCTGCACATCGGCCAATGCCGTGAAGGTCGTCAACTCAGTGCCCGGCGACGAAGTGATCTGGGTCCCTGATAAAAATTTGGGCGATTACGTCTCCAAGCACACGAACAAAAAGATGATCATTTGGGAAGGCTATTGCAATACGCACGATATGTTGACGGTCAAAGACGTCGAGGAAATGAAGGCGCAATACCCGAATGCCCAGTTTGTCGTTCATCCCGAATGCCGTCCGGAAGTGGTCAAGATGGGTGACTTTGTCGGCAGCACGACGGCGATCATCAAGTATTGCAAAGAATCGGATTGCCAGGAATTTATCGTCGGCACCGAAGACGGCACCGGATACCAGCTCAGACTGGACAGCCCTCATAAAAAATTCCATTTTGCCACCAAATATTTGGTTTGCCCGAACATGAAAGTGAACAACCTGAAAAAAGTTGTGCGCTGCTTGGAAACGATGCAGCCGCAAATTCACGTCCCTCAAGATGTGGCAGAGAAAGCCAAATTATCGCTGGAGCGCATGCTACAGGTGAAGTAG
- the nadC gene encoding carboxylating nicotinate-nucleotide diphosphorylase: MLELRIDTVRSQIRQWLDEDIGMGDVTTLSTIPAEQLSKGIIHVKEDGIIAGLPVAEAVFAEVDAGLLFKPQVNEGARVSRGTVLAEVTGSTRSILLGERLALNLMQRMSGIATRTAQFVAALDGLPTRLVDTRKTTPGHRMLEKYAVRVGGGHNHRYGLFDAVMIKDNHIKGAGGVAKAIEAARGQIPHTMKIEVEVENDAQLEEALAAAPDVIMLDNMSVEAMVRAVKRIKSHSPHMIVEASGSVNLQTVRAIAATGVDVISVGRLTYSVEALDISLDLNERKESKA, translated from the coding sequence ATGCTTGAACTTCGCATCGATACGGTACGCAGCCAAATCCGGCAGTGGCTTGATGAAGATATCGGGATGGGCGACGTGACGACGTTGTCGACGATTCCTGCCGAGCAACTGTCCAAAGGGATTATTCATGTCAAAGAAGACGGTATCATCGCCGGTTTACCTGTCGCGGAAGCGGTATTTGCCGAAGTGGACGCCGGGCTTCTTTTCAAACCGCAGGTTAACGAAGGAGCGCGGGTGTCCAGAGGAACCGTGCTTGCCGAAGTGACGGGGAGCACCCGCAGCATTTTGCTCGGGGAACGTCTTGCCCTCAACCTGATGCAGCGCATGTCCGGTATTGCAACCCGCACGGCGCAGTTTGTCGCGGCGCTGGACGGACTGCCAACTAGGCTGGTCGATACGCGAAAAACGACACCGGGACACCGGATGCTGGAGAAATACGCCGTGCGTGTCGGAGGAGGTCATAACCACCGTTACGGCTTGTTTGATGCGGTGATGATCAAGGATAATCATATTAAGGGGGCCGGAGGCGTGGCCAAAGCGATTGAGGCGGCCCGCGGACAAATTCCCCATACGATGAAGATCGAGGTCGAGGTGGAGAACGACGCGCAGCTGGAGGAAGCGCTTGCCGCAGCCCCGGACGTGATCATGCTGGACAATATGAGTGTTGAAGCGATGGTCCGGGCGGTAAAACGCATTAAAAGCCATTCGCCGCATATGATTGTAGAGGCTTCCGGCTCCGTCAATTTGCAGACTGTAAGGGCGATTGCCGCCACAGGGGTAGACGTCATCTCGGTCGGCCGGTTAACCTATTCCGTGGAGGCGCTCGACATCAGCCTGGATCTGAACGAACGGAAGGAGTCAAAGGCATGA
- the tilS gene encoding tRNA lysidine(34) synthetase TilS, with protein MSLVDKVENFIRTEKLFERKDGIVVAVSGGPDSVALLHFLFLLSAKWEWALAVAHVNHRFRGEESDREADFVEALCSRMGVPCEIASIDLPQYIEETGKNSQLAAREKRYEFLHEVAGKYGASRIALAHHADDQAETVLMRVLRGTGLSGLSGMPLRRREKNVELVRPFLRIYKSEVLDYCAQHGIEYCEDSSNRETKYFRNRIRLELMPLLARYCDGLPESLNRLADITAAEDGFMDEQAQALLDRHVERTEGMFSFSRRWFGTLHLALQRRLIKLILSCLACEPDELQFSKVEQVRETVVSADRPNVRFTVIGTIFLTTEYDSAQLHTMVLPSDPYSYLIDPGTASVYIPEADATVQYEWLESTMALHGQKTTGRRNELFLDADEVDFPLVLRSRRQGDRIELLGLNGSKKVKDIFIDDKVRPSLREKIPILADAGGRILWIAGLRRSAHALVTEKTRRILYMKLTQAK; from the coding sequence ATGAGCCTTGTGGACAAGGTAGAAAATTTCATTCGGACGGAAAAACTGTTCGAGCGAAAGGATGGCATCGTCGTCGCCGTATCGGGGGGGCCCGACTCGGTGGCGCTGCTGCATTTCCTTTTTTTGCTTTCCGCCAAGTGGGAGTGGGCGCTTGCCGTAGCCCATGTCAATCATCGGTTTCGCGGCGAGGAATCGGACAGGGAAGCGGATTTTGTGGAGGCATTGTGTTCCCGCATGGGGGTTCCCTGTGAAATCGCAAGCATCGACCTGCCGCAATATATAGAAGAAACAGGGAAAAATTCGCAGCTGGCGGCAAGAGAAAAACGGTACGAATTTCTGCATGAAGTTGCGGGTAAATATGGAGCAAGCCGCATTGCGCTGGCCCATCACGCCGACGATCAGGCCGAAACGGTGCTGATGCGGGTGCTGCGGGGAACCGGGTTATCCGGGCTGTCCGGAATGCCTCTTCGCCGCCGCGAAAAAAACGTGGAACTTGTTCGTCCTTTCTTACGTATATACAAATCAGAAGTTCTCGACTACTGTGCGCAGCACGGGATCGAATACTGCGAGGACAGCAGCAACCGGGAGACCAAATACTTTCGCAACCGGATTCGGCTGGAATTGATGCCGCTCCTGGCGCGTTATTGCGACGGGCTGCCGGAGTCGCTCAACCGGCTTGCCGACATCACGGCGGCTGAAGACGGTTTCATGGATGAACAGGCGCAGGCGCTTCTGGATCGCCATGTCGAACGTACGGAAGGGATGTTTTCATTCTCCCGGCGGTGGTTTGGGACACTTCACCTGGCTTTACAAAGGCGATTGATTAAACTAATATTAAGTTGTCTTGCGTGCGAACCGGATGAGTTGCAATTTTCCAAGGTAGAGCAGGTCAGAGAGACTGTCGTGTCCGCAGATCGCCCGAATGTGCGGTTTACGGTAATCGGCACTATTTTTTTGACGACGGAATATGATTCCGCGCAGCTTCATACTATGGTGTTACCGTCGGACCCGTATTCGTACCTAATCGATCCCGGCACAGCTTCCGTCTACATTCCGGAGGCGGATGCAACCGTTCAGTACGAGTGGCTGGAGTCAACGATGGCGCTCCATGGGCAGAAGACGACGGGCCGGCGAAACGAGCTGTTTCTCGACGCTGACGAAGTGGACTTTCCTTTGGTTTTGCGAAGCCGCCGGCAAGGCGACAGGATAGAGCTTCTCGGTTTAAACGGGTCTAAAAAAGTGAAAGATATTTTCATCGACGATAAAGTGCGCCCGAGTCTTAGGGAGAAAATCCCGATTCTGGCCGATGCCGGAGGACGGATATTGTGGATCGCCGGTTTGCGGAGATCCGCGCATGCACTTGTCACGGAGAAGACCCGGCGTATTTTATATATGAAGCTAACGCAAGCTAAGTAA
- the hpt gene encoding hypoxanthine phosphoribosyltransferase: MYNDIQEILITEQQIQDKVKEMGEIISRDFAGRNPLVICVLKGAFVFMADLVKNITVPLEIDFMAVSSYGASTKSSGVVKIIKDLDVSVEGRDILIVEDIIDSGLTLSYLIDVLERRNALSVTVAALFDKPARRMADLDADYKGFVIPDAFVVGYGLDYAEKYRNLPFIGVLKPEIYSK, encoded by the coding sequence TTGTACAACGACATTCAGGAAATACTGATCACCGAGCAGCAAATTCAAGACAAGGTCAAAGAGATGGGGGAAATCATAAGCCGCGATTTTGCCGGGCGTAACCCGCTTGTCATCTGTGTGCTGAAGGGCGCTTTCGTGTTTATGGCCGATCTGGTCAAAAATATTACGGTGCCTCTGGAGATCGATTTTATGGCTGTATCCAGCTACGGCGCTTCGACCAAATCGTCCGGGGTCGTTAAAATCATTAAGGATCTCGACGTATCGGTGGAAGGCCGGGATATTTTGATTGTGGAGGATATCATCGACAGCGGGCTGACGCTCAGCTATCTGATCGATGTGCTCGAGCGCCGCAACGCGTTGTCCGTCACGGTCGCCGCTTTATTCGATAAACCGGCGCGCCGGATGGCCGATTTGGATGCCGATTACAAAGGGTTCGTGATTCCGGACGCCTTCGTCGTCGGATACGGGCTGGACTATGCCGAGAAATACCGGAACCTGCCGTTCATCGGCGTGCTTAAGCCGGAAATTTACTCGAAGTAG
- a CDS encoding type III pantothenate kinase, with protein MILVVDVGNTNIVLGIYEGKNLLHHWRLSTNRSATTDEYGMTIYNLFHHAGIKLEQVQGVIISSVVPPLMFVLESLCATYLKRTPLIVGPGIKTGLNIRYENPKEVGADRIVNAVAAIELYGPPCIVVDFGTATTFDYIDEAGQYLGGAVAPGIGISTEALYQRAAKLPRIELVKPKSVVGRNTVASMQAGIIYGFAGQVDGIVKRMRESYNASAKVVATGGLAELISAESKTIQTVNPLLTLQGLQLIYERNT; from the coding sequence ATGATTTTGGTCGTGGATGTAGGCAATACGAACATTGTCCTGGGTATCTACGAGGGGAAAAACCTGCTGCATCATTGGCGGCTCAGCACGAACCGATCGGCAACGACCGACGAGTACGGCATGACGATCTACAATCTGTTTCACCATGCCGGCATCAAACTCGAGCAGGTGCAGGGCGTCATCATCTCGTCCGTGGTTCCGCCGCTGATGTTTGTGCTTGAAAGTTTATGTGCAACCTATTTAAAAAGAACGCCGCTCATCGTCGGACCGGGGATAAAAACGGGCCTCAACATCCGCTATGAAAATCCGAAGGAAGTCGGCGCGGACCGAATCGTCAATGCGGTTGCCGCCATCGAGCTGTACGGCCCTCCGTGCATCGTTGTCGATTTCGGCACGGCCACAACCTTTGATTACATAGACGAAGCGGGACAATATTTGGGCGGTGCGGTCGCTCCGGGCATCGGCATCTCCACCGAGGCGCTGTATCAGCGGGCAGCGAAGCTGCCGCGCATTGAGCTCGTGAAGCCGAAAAGCGTCGTCGGCCGTAACACCGTGGCATCGATGCAGGCGGGGATTATTTACGGCTTTGCCGGGCAAGTGGACGGTATCGTGAAACGGATGCGGGAAAGCTATAACGCATCCGCCAAGGTCGTCGCCACCGGGGGACTGGCGGAGCTGATCTCGGCCGAGTCGAAAACGATTCAAACCGTCAATCCCTTGCTTACGCTGCAGGGACTGCAGTTGATTTATGAAAGAAACACCTGA
- a CDS encoding vWA domain-containing protein, translating into MQQIILITDGCSNVGVSPVIGAAHAKAEGIVVNVIGVIDQGELGELGASEIREIAQAGGGMSRIVTSRQLSQTVQMMTRKTVMNTIQQAVGQELKQILGHSRIEELSPDQRSQVVQVIDELGETTSLRVALLIDTSASMKPKLAAVKEAIYDLQLSLQARSGISEMAVFHFPGSPDGREELEMDFGWTKDLANLNKLFYKINMKGTTPTGPALLKVVQFMTGHTAQSGSAGDDDWTDTAHNGKDGMLSDYVV; encoded by the coding sequence ATGCAGCAAATTATTCTTATTACCGACGGTTGTTCGAACGTGGGGGTGAGCCCGGTAATCGGGGCGGCTCATGCCAAAGCGGAGGGGATTGTCGTCAATGTCATCGGCGTTATCGATCAAGGCGAACTGGGCGAGCTCGGCGCTTCGGAGATTCGCGAGATTGCCCAGGCGGGCGGCGGGATGAGCCGCATCGTCACTTCCCGGCAGCTGTCGCAGACGGTGCAGATGATGACGCGCAAGACGGTGATGAATACGATCCAGCAAGCCGTAGGGCAGGAGCTGAAGCAGATTTTAGGCCATTCCCGCATCGAGGAGTTGTCCCCTGATCAGCGGTCGCAGGTCGTTCAGGTGATCGATGAGCTGGGCGAAACGACTTCGCTCCGTGTTGCTCTTCTGATCGATACGAGCGCCAGCATGAAGCCGAAGCTGGCTGCGGTGAAAGAAGCGATTTACGATTTGCAGCTGAGTCTGCAGGCGCGCAGCGGCATCAGCGAAATGGCCGTGTTTCATTTTCCCGGCTCTCCGGACGGCAGGGAAGAACTGGAAATGGACTTCGGCTGGACAAAAGACCTTGCAAACTTGAACAAGTTGTTTTATAAAATAAACATGAAGGGTACGACCCCGACAGGACCGGCTTTGCTTAAAGTCGTGCAGTTTATGACAGGCCATACCGCACAGTCCGGCTCTGCCGGAGACGATGACTGGACCGATACCGCGCATAATGGCAAGGATGGGATGCTGAGTGATTACGTCGTATGA
- the nadB gene encoding L-aspartate oxidase, protein MIPRYLIDFDLNSIPHVHTDVIVIGAGIAGLFTAIKASESNKVMMITKKSLLDSNTRYAQGGIAAVISDEDSPEYHIQDTLMAGAGLCDPKAVDVLVHEGPAGVKDLIRMGTQFDLEDGEFALTKEGAHSQRRILHAHGDATGAEIVRALSEKTKMDPNIVLWDDHFVIDLITEDGECTGALVQKPDGSRVYVQGKATILCSGGTGQLYRYTTNPDIATGDGIAIAYRAGALIRDMEFIQFHPTALCYPGAPRFLISEAVRGEGAVLRNINGERFMENYHPQLELAPRDIVARAIVSEMERTKSTFVYIDFTHESEETVKHRFPTIYEVCLKYGLDLASDWIPVAPAAHYMMGGVETDLYGETAVKRLFACGEVSSTGVHGANRLASNSLSEAIVFGRRIVERINKLDLVTKTPQIKETGHRKESAIQPIVEKRLKLQKVMLRYVGLKRDAKGLEKGYEELRRHLSIFDVSLSKREEYEFANLLTCALLTTQAALIREESRGGHYREDFPERNDDMWRKHTVFNRELGLTEEKMEHA, encoded by the coding sequence ATGATACCCCGATATTTGATAGATTTCGATCTGAACTCCATCCCTCATGTACATACGGACGTTATTGTGATCGGCGCGGGCATCGCCGGTCTTTTTACCGCGATTAAAGCGAGCGAATCCAACAAAGTGATGATGATTACGAAAAAATCTCTGCTCGACAGCAATACCCGCTATGCGCAGGGAGGAATTGCAGCGGTCATCTCCGACGAGGACTCGCCGGAATACCATATACAGGATACGCTTATGGCCGGAGCGGGCTTATGCGATCCGAAAGCGGTGGACGTGCTCGTTCACGAAGGCCCTGCCGGCGTGAAGGATCTGATCCGCATGGGAACGCAATTCGACCTGGAAGACGGCGAATTCGCCTTGACGAAGGAAGGGGCGCACAGCCAAAGACGAATATTGCATGCCCATGGGGACGCTACCGGAGCGGAAATTGTCAGGGCGCTTTCCGAAAAGACGAAAATGGACCCGAACATCGTGCTGTGGGACGACCATTTTGTCATCGATTTGATTACGGAAGACGGAGAATGCACCGGCGCGCTTGTACAGAAGCCGGACGGGTCGCGCGTTTACGTGCAGGGCAAAGCGACGATTCTTTGCAGCGGCGGAACCGGACAGCTGTACCGGTATACGACGAATCCGGACATTGCCACGGGCGACGGCATCGCCATCGCTTACCGGGCCGGAGCGCTCATACGGGACATGGAGTTCATTCAGTTTCACCCGACCGCTTTATGTTATCCGGGAGCGCCGCGGTTTCTGATCTCCGAAGCGGTGCGCGGCGAGGGAGCGGTTTTGCGGAACATCAACGGCGAACGGTTTATGGAAAACTATCATCCGCAGCTTGAGCTGGCGCCGCGCGACATCGTGGCAAGGGCGATCGTAAGCGAAATGGAACGGACCAAATCGACGTTTGTCTACATCGACTTTACGCACGAATCGGAAGAAACGGTCAAGCACCGCTTCCCAACCATTTATGAAGTATGCCTGAAATACGGTTTGGACCTCGCCTCGGACTGGATACCCGTGGCACCGGCGGCGCACTATATGATGGGAGGCGTCGAAACGGACCTGTACGGCGAAACGGCCGTAAAGCGGCTTTTTGCATGCGGGGAAGTATCGTCGACGGGGGTGCACGGGGCGAACCGGCTCGCCAGCAATTCGCTCTCCGAGGCTATCGTGTTCGGGCGAAGAATCGTGGAGCGCATTAACAAGCTGGATCTCGTGACGAAAACGCCGCAAATAAAGGAAACCGGTCACCGCAAGGAAAGCGCGATCCAGCCGATCGTCGAGAAGCGGCTCAAGCTGCAGAAGGTGATGCTCCGTTATGTCGGGCTCAAACGGGATGCGAAAGGGCTGGAAAAAGGCTACGAGGAGCTGAGGCGTCATTTATCCATATTTGATGTCAGCCTGAGCAAGCGGGAGGAATACGAATTTGCGAATTTGCTGACCTGCGCGCTGCTCACGACGCAAGCGGCGCTCATTCGCGAAGAAAGCCGCGGCGGCCATTACCGCGAGGATTTTCCGGAGCGCAATGACGATATGTGGCGCAAGCATACCGTATTCAATCGGGAGCTGGGCCTGACGGAGGAGAAGATGGAGCATGCTTGA
- the ftsH gene encoding ATP-dependent zinc metalloprotease FtsH, with protein MNRIIRNTGFYLLIFLVTVGIVHFISTQNDQKDTISYDKFRQALIEKNVEQVSVKFDGYTYLVRGKYKTPPIADKKNFESRAPYDPRIFTMIESADIPTGNFSIEKMEGDNVWISFLTSIIPFVIIFILFFFLLNQAQGGGGKVMNFGKSRARLYNEEKKRVTFEDVAGADEEKQELVEVVEFLKDPRKFAALGARIPKGVLLVGPPGTGKTLLARAVAGEAGVPFFSISGSDFVEMFVGVGASRVRDLFENAKKNSPCIIFIDEIDAVGRQRGAGLGGGHDEREQTLNQLLVEMDGFGANEGIIIVAATNRPDILDPALLRPGRFDRQITVDRPDVKGREAVLKVHARNKPLSKEVKLDALARFTTGFTGADLENLLNEAALIAARRNRKDISPSELDEAFDRVIVGTQKKSRVISEREKKMVAYHEAGHTIVGYYCENAEMVHKVTIVPRGRAGGYVMMLPKEGEDRMMNTKNELLDKVTGLLAGRVSEEMFIGEIGTGAYSDFQRATTIIRKMITEYGMSDKLGPMQFGQSQGQVFLGRDIGHEQNYSDAIAYEIDQEMQRMTRECYERAKDILQKHADQVHLIANTLLEKETLEKEEIKQLLEEGKLGDGEGDVKVNIQGQSQQADNNKLDFDKPSSPDDENKQ; from the coding sequence ATGAACCGCATTATACGAAACACCGGATTTTATCTGCTTATATTTTTGGTTACCGTCGGAATCGTACATTTCATCAGCACCCAGAACGATCAGAAAGACACGATCAGCTACGATAAATTCCGGCAGGCGTTGATTGAAAAAAATGTGGAACAGGTTAGCGTCAAATTTGACGGCTATACATACCTTGTCAGGGGGAAATACAAGACACCGCCGATTGCGGACAAGAAAAATTTCGAGTCGAGAGCCCCTTATGACCCACGCATTTTTACGATGATTGAAAGCGCCGATATACCGACAGGCAACTTCAGCATCGAAAAAATGGAAGGTGACAACGTATGGATCAGCTTCCTGACGTCCATCATTCCGTTTGTGATCATCTTTATCCTGTTCTTCTTCCTGCTCAATCAGGCGCAGGGCGGCGGTGGCAAGGTGATGAACTTCGGCAAAAGCCGGGCGCGCTTGTATAATGAAGAGAAAAAACGCGTTACGTTCGAGGATGTTGCCGGTGCCGACGAAGAGAAGCAGGAGCTTGTGGAAGTCGTCGAGTTTTTGAAGGATCCGCGGAAGTTTGCGGCACTCGGTGCGCGAATTCCGAAGGGCGTGCTGCTCGTTGGTCCTCCGGGTACCGGTAAAACGCTGCTGGCCAGGGCCGTAGCGGGCGAAGCGGGCGTGCCGTTCTTCAGCATAAGCGGCTCCGACTTCGTTGAAATGTTTGTTGGTGTCGGTGCATCCCGTGTACGCGACCTATTTGAAAATGCGAAGAAAAATTCGCCTTGTATCATATTTATCGACGAGATCGACGCAGTTGGCCGCCAGCGCGGCGCAGGTCTTGGCGGTGGCCATGACGAGCGCGAGCAGACGCTCAACCAGCTCCTCGTCGAAATGGACGGCTTCGGCGCGAACGAAGGCATCATCATCGTCGCCGCGACGAACCGGCCGGACATTCTCGACCCGGCGCTGCTCCGCCCGGGACGTTTCGACCGTCAGATTACGGTTGACCGTCCGGACGTGAAAGGCCGCGAGGCGGTGCTGAAGGTACACGCCCGCAACAAGCCGTTGTCGAAGGAAGTCAAGCTCGACGCGCTGGCGCGGTTTACGACCGGCTTTACAGGCGCGGATCTAGAGAACCTGTTGAACGAAGCGGCTCTGATCGCAGCGCGCCGCAACCGCAAGGATATTTCGCCCAGCGAGCTCGACGAAGCGTTTGACCGCGTTATCGTAGGTACGCAGAAGAAAAGCCGCGTTATCAGCGAGCGCGAAAAGAAAATGGTCGCTTACCACGAGGCTGGCCATACCATCGTCGGTTATTACTGCGAGAACGCCGAGATGGTGCATAAAGTGACGATCGTCCCGAGAGGTCGCGCCGGCGGCTACGTTATGATGCTGCCTAAAGAAGGCGAAGACCGGATGATGAATACGAAAAACGAGCTGCTGGACAAAGTCACCGGCCTGCTTGCCGGACGTGTATCCGAGGAAATGTTTATCGGTGAAATCGGTACAGGCGCTTACAGCGACTTCCAGCGTGCGACGACGATCATCCGTAAGATGATCACCGAATACGGCATGAGCGACAAGCTCGGGCCGATGCAATTCGGTCAGTCGCAGGGCCAAGTTTTCCTCGGCCGCGATATTGGGCATGAGCAAAACTACAGCGATGCGATCGCGTATGAAATTGACCAGGAAATGCAGAGAATGACCCGCGAATGCTACGAGCGCGCGAAAGATATTTTGCAAAAGCATGCCGATCAGGTTCACCTGATCGCCAATACGCTGCTCGAGAAAGAAACTCTCGAGAAGGAAGAAATCAAGCAGCTGCTTGAAGAAGGCAAGCTCGGAGACGGCGAAGGCGATGTGAAGGTCAACATCCAAGGCCAAAGCCAGCAGGCCGACAACAACAAGCTCGATTTCGACAAACCGTCATCTCCGGATGACGAAAACAAGCAATAA